One Mixta gaviniae genomic window carries:
- a CDS encoding lysophospholipid acyltransferase family protein — MDVFEQAIAEFFPNRKLSEWQKRFFRWALGKESVSLYTNAVSGKLGLEWIEGITEILQLRFNIHCGDLDNIPAQGPAIVFANHPTVIDGIALISVVAKVRKDIKIVANHVISLLVPEVETLTIGIRNMQGKIGVSQYKAMSDHLRQGGILIICPAGKLASLHLTGLKESPWHPGFLHLAKKKGAALIPVAINGTNSVRYYLTARIWRPLSNLMMLRECRRHRRGKLHIRIGQQIDFARIDEEQKPLAAIVANFQQHIERIAKNRPPLLPLAAPLAPPENRSLLNAALSRCERLNKLADGKSVLLYRYQGEDYSPVLRELGRLREIAFRRIGAGTGRKYDNDRYDFDYYHIILWDPARLEIAGAYRFVFAGEQIRRRGLEGLYSHSLFQYQPEALAIISNSIEIGRGFIQQPYQKSHALDALWKGLFHIALRDKAYKYLIGVLTIPENFSPCTQQLMIGFYQAYLSSDATFCAPQKPYVVNAQERLRFFSGDNFEADWRRLNQQLREKGYELPWPYKQAVKWYSQGGSKIIAFVEDSSFHSIAGLNLCEIDKLKEMYCRRYFPK; from the coding sequence ATGGATGTCTTTGAGCAGGCGATCGCAGAGTTTTTCCCGAATAGAAAACTTTCTGAATGGCAGAAGCGCTTTTTCCGGTGGGCGCTGGGGAAAGAGAGCGTCTCACTTTATACCAACGCGGTGTCGGGCAAACTGGGCCTGGAATGGATTGAGGGCATTACGGAGATCCTTCAGTTACGCTTTAATATTCATTGCGGCGACCTCGATAATATTCCTGCGCAGGGGCCAGCCATCGTGTTCGCCAATCATCCGACGGTTATTGACGGTATTGCCTTGATTTCAGTAGTAGCAAAGGTCAGGAAAGATATAAAAATCGTTGCTAACCATGTGATTTCACTACTGGTGCCCGAGGTAGAAACCCTGACTATCGGCATTAGAAATATGCAGGGGAAAATAGGGGTGAGCCAGTATAAAGCAATGAGCGATCATCTCCGTCAGGGCGGCATATTGATTATTTGTCCGGCGGGGAAACTGGCCAGCCTCCATCTGACCGGATTAAAAGAGTCTCCCTGGCATCCTGGCTTTCTTCACTTAGCGAAAAAGAAGGGTGCCGCACTGATACCCGTTGCTATCAACGGAACCAATAGCGTGCGCTACTATTTAACCGCCAGGATATGGCGCCCGCTTTCTAATCTAATGATGCTCAGAGAATGTCGTCGTCATCGCCGGGGAAAATTGCATATCAGAATTGGACAGCAGATCGATTTCGCCCGAATCGATGAAGAACAAAAACCGCTCGCTGCCATCGTCGCCAATTTTCAGCAACATATAGAGCGAATAGCGAAAAACCGGCCGCCGCTACTGCCCCTTGCCGCGCCGCTGGCGCCGCCGGAAAACCGCAGTCTGTTAAACGCAGCGCTGTCCCGGTGTGAACGGTTAAATAAGCTTGCTGACGGAAAAAGCGTACTGCTCTATCGCTATCAGGGTGAAGATTACTCGCCTGTACTGCGTGAACTTGGCCGGCTACGGGAGATCGCATTCCGGAGAATCGGCGCCGGTACAGGCAGGAAATATGATAATGATCGTTATGATTTTGATTATTACCATATTATTTTGTGGGATCCCGCCCGGCTTGAGATTGCGGGCGCCTACCGCTTTGTCTTCGCCGGTGAGCAGATTCGCAGGCGCGGTCTCGAAGGGCTTTACAGCCATAGCCTGTTTCAGTATCAGCCTGAGGCGCTGGCCATTATCAGCAACAGTATTGAGATTGGACGCGGGTTTATCCAACAGCCCTATCAAAAAAGCCATGCGCTGGATGCACTGTGGAAGGGCCTCTTCCACATCGCGCTAAGGGATAAGGCATATAAATACCTTATTGGCGTTTTGACCATTCCTGAAAATTTTTCTCCCTGTACGCAACAGCTGATGATCGGATTTTATCAGGCCTATCTTTCCTCAGATGCAACTTTTTGCGCGCCGCAGAAACCCTATGTCGTCAATGCGCAGGAGAGGCTGCGTTTTTTTAGTGGCGATAACTTCGAGGCAGACTGGCGCAGGCTAAACCAACAGCTACGCGAGAAAGGCTATGAACTGCCATGGCCCTACAAGCAGGCGGTTAAATGGTACAGCCAGGGTGGATCGAAAATTATCGCTTTTGTTGAAGACAGCAGTTTTCATTCCATTGCCGGTCTGAATCTTTGCGAAATAGATAAGCTAAAGGAAATGTACTGCCGGCGTTATTTTCCGAAATGA